The Grus americana isolate bGruAme1 chromosome 8, bGruAme1.mat, whole genome shotgun sequence genome includes a region encoding these proteins:
- the LOC129209529 gene encoding methylcrotonoyl-CoA carboxylase beta chain, mitochondrial-like isoform X1 — translation MWNTVALCSLGRLPPPATSPLLPRLQTLNRVFERKYKDLCHGKQPAHLLQSQGLEGTRDMLPCRLVSNKAKYRRYTKTYPVLDGRILSVYRHVFEENLRNSEAVIKRYSELLEMASRGGGENAILRHTQRNKKLFVRERLKLLLDDESFLELSPLAGLSMPYGDVPAAGCLTGIGKICGVWCVFMANDATVKGGTIYPVGVKKQLRAQEIAMQNRLLSVYLVDSGGAFLPLQSELFPDKLHGGRVFYNEAIMSAMRIPQVAVVCGSCVAGGAYVPTMAEETVIIDKIGTLFLAGPPLVKAATGEYVSPEDLGGAKLHSKVSGCSDHFASSEKEAYECIRNVISTLNYDPLPEEAVEHDSPLYSSDELLGLAPQDYRCTLPVKLILSRLMDGSRFQEFKANYGTTLVTGFGHVEGHLVGIVASNGELSHDASLKGSHFVQLCSQRSIPILFFQNTAPHTAEPTSISQAEAHSNRLKAQASMMAAVACAAVPKITIVIGGCYGSESYVMCGRSFSPNFLFLWPNARVALVDSRHFSTVPRAGDNDCTGDESELKHLKEKLEEESSAFYSSARLWDDGVILPQNTRKVIAQCLEIIEQQKYQVVSPWQYPVIRM, via the exons CTCCTGCAGAGTCAGGGCTTGGAAGGGACACGCGACATGCTGCCCTGCCGTTTAGTAagtaataaagcaaaatatagaCGGTATACAAAAACTTACCCTGTTTTAGATGGACGTATCCTGTCTGTGTATCGACATGTGTTTGAAGAAAATTTAAGGAACAGTGAGGCTGTTATTAAAAG ataTTCAGAGTTGCTAGAGATGGCCAGtagaggagggggagaaaatgcCATCTTGCGTCATACTCAGAGAAACAAGAAGCTGTTTGTTCGTGAACGCCTGAAGTTGCTACTTGATGATGAGTCTTTTCTGGAGCTGTCTCCGCTGGCAGGCCTCAGTATGCCGTATGGTGATGTCCCTGCTGCGGGGTGCCTTACTG GAATTGGCAAAATCTGTGGAGTCTGGTGTGTCTTCATGGCAAATGATGCAACCGTGAAAGGAGGAACTATTTACCCAGTTGGAGTGAAGAAACAATTAAGAGCTCAAGAAATAGCCATGCAGAACAGACTGTTGTCTGTGTACCTTGTGGACAGCGGGGGAGCGTTCCTACCACTACAG TCAGAGCTGTTTCCTGACAAGTTGCATGGTGGCAGAGTTTTCTACAACGAAGCAATAATGTCTGCCATGAGAATTCCTCAG GTGGCAGTGGTGTGCGGCTCCTGTGTAGCTGGAGGTGCCTATGTTCCAACCATGGCAGAAGAAACTGTGATTATAGATAAAATCGGTACGCTGTTCCTTGCTGGCCCACCTCTGGTAAAAGCTGCTACAGGAGAATATGTCTCTCCCGAGGACCTAGGAGGAGCCAAACTTCACTCTAA AGTCAGTGGCTGTAGTGATCATTTTGCATCTTCAGAAAAGGAAGCCTATGAATGTATTCGAAATGTTATCTCAACGTTAAATTATGATCCGCTGCCAGAGGAGGCCGTTGAGCATGACAGTCCTCTGTATAGTTCTGATGagcttttggggctggcaccgcAAGATTATAGGTGCACTCTTCCTGTAAAATTG ATTCTGAGCCGCTTGATGGATGGAAGCAGGTTCCAGGAATTCAAGGCTAATTATGGAACAACATTAGTAACGGGATTTGGCCATGTGGAAGG GCACTTGGTGGGGATCGTGGCTAGCAACGGGGAGCTGTCTCATGATGCTTCTCTCAAGGGGAGCCATTTCGTACAGCTGTGCAGTCAGCGGAGCATTCCCATCctctttttccaaaatactgcTCCACACACAGCAGAGCCAACAAGCATCTCACAG gcaGAGGCTCACTCCAACAGATTAAAAGCCCAGGCCTCCATGATGGCTGCTGTTGCTTGTGCTGCTGTTCCCAAAATAACCATCGTGATCGGTGGCTGTTACGGGAGTGAAAGTTATGTTATG tGTGGGAGATCGTTCAGTCCAAACTTTCTGTTCTTGTGGCCTAATGCAAGAGTTGCTCTGGTGGATTCAAGACATTTCTCCACAGTCCCACGAGCTGGGGACAATGACTGTACAGGAGATGAATCAGAGCTAAAACATCTGAAAGAGAA gctagaGGAAGAAAGCAGTGCATTTTACTCCTCTGCCAGACTCTGGGATGATGGTGTAATTCTACCTCAAAACACTAGAAAG gtAATTGCACAGTGCTTAGAGATTATAGAACAGCAGAAGTACCAGGTTGTATCTCCGTGGCAGTATCCCGTCATCAGAATGTAA
- the LOC129209529 gene encoding methylcrotonoyl-CoA carboxylase beta chain, mitochondrial-like isoform X2 has product MASRGGGENAILRHTQRNKKLFVRERLKLLLDDESFLELSPLAGLSMPYGDVPAAGCLTGIGKICGVWCVFMANDATVKGGTIYPVGVKKQLRAQEIAMQNRLLSVYLVDSGGAFLPLQSELFPDKLHGGRVFYNEAIMSAMRIPQVAVVCGSCVAGGAYVPTMAEETVIIDKIGTLFLAGPPLVKAATGEYVSPEDLGGAKLHSKVSGCSDHFASSEKEAYECIRNVISTLNYDPLPEEAVEHDSPLYSSDELLGLAPQDYRCTLPVKLILSRLMDGSRFQEFKANYGTTLVTGFGHVEGHLVGIVASNGELSHDASLKGSHFVQLCSQRSIPILFFQNTAPHTAEPTSISQAEAHSNRLKAQASMMAAVACAAVPKITIVIGGCYGSESYVMCGRSFSPNFLFLWPNARVALVDSRHFSTVPRAGDNDCTGDESELKHLKEKLEEESSAFYSSARLWDDGVILPQNTRKVIAQCLEIIEQQKYQVVSPWQYPVIRM; this is encoded by the exons ATGGCCAGtagaggagggggagaaaatgcCATCTTGCGTCATACTCAGAGAAACAAGAAGCTGTTTGTTCGTGAACGCCTGAAGTTGCTACTTGATGATGAGTCTTTTCTGGAGCTGTCTCCGCTGGCAGGCCTCAGTATGCCGTATGGTGATGTCCCTGCTGCGGGGTGCCTTACTG GAATTGGCAAAATCTGTGGAGTCTGGTGTGTCTTCATGGCAAATGATGCAACCGTGAAAGGAGGAACTATTTACCCAGTTGGAGTGAAGAAACAATTAAGAGCTCAAGAAATAGCCATGCAGAACAGACTGTTGTCTGTGTACCTTGTGGACAGCGGGGGAGCGTTCCTACCACTACAG TCAGAGCTGTTTCCTGACAAGTTGCATGGTGGCAGAGTTTTCTACAACGAAGCAATAATGTCTGCCATGAGAATTCCTCAG GTGGCAGTGGTGTGCGGCTCCTGTGTAGCTGGAGGTGCCTATGTTCCAACCATGGCAGAAGAAACTGTGATTATAGATAAAATCGGTACGCTGTTCCTTGCTGGCCCACCTCTGGTAAAAGCTGCTACAGGAGAATATGTCTCTCCCGAGGACCTAGGAGGAGCCAAACTTCACTCTAA AGTCAGTGGCTGTAGTGATCATTTTGCATCTTCAGAAAAGGAAGCCTATGAATGTATTCGAAATGTTATCTCAACGTTAAATTATGATCCGCTGCCAGAGGAGGCCGTTGAGCATGACAGTCCTCTGTATAGTTCTGATGagcttttggggctggcaccgcAAGATTATAGGTGCACTCTTCCTGTAAAATTG ATTCTGAGCCGCTTGATGGATGGAAGCAGGTTCCAGGAATTCAAGGCTAATTATGGAACAACATTAGTAACGGGATTTGGCCATGTGGAAGG GCACTTGGTGGGGATCGTGGCTAGCAACGGGGAGCTGTCTCATGATGCTTCTCTCAAGGGGAGCCATTTCGTACAGCTGTGCAGTCAGCGGAGCATTCCCATCctctttttccaaaatactgcTCCACACACAGCAGAGCCAACAAGCATCTCACAG gcaGAGGCTCACTCCAACAGATTAAAAGCCCAGGCCTCCATGATGGCTGCTGTTGCTTGTGCTGCTGTTCCCAAAATAACCATCGTGATCGGTGGCTGTTACGGGAGTGAAAGTTATGTTATG tGTGGGAGATCGTTCAGTCCAAACTTTCTGTTCTTGTGGCCTAATGCAAGAGTTGCTCTGGTGGATTCAAGACATTTCTCCACAGTCCCACGAGCTGGGGACAATGACTGTACAGGAGATGAATCAGAGCTAAAACATCTGAAAGAGAA gctagaGGAAGAAAGCAGTGCATTTTACTCCTCTGCCAGACTCTGGGATGATGGTGTAATTCTACCTCAAAACACTAGAAAG gtAATTGCACAGTGCTTAGAGATTATAGAACAGCAGAAGTACCAGGTTGTATCTCCGTGGCAGTATCCCGTCATCAGAATGTAA
- the RPE65 gene encoding retinoid isomerohydrolase, which produces MYSQVEHPAGGYKKLFETVEELSSPVTAHVTGRIPTWLRGSLLRCGPGLFEVGAEPFYHLFDGQALLHKFDFKEGHVTYHRRFVRTDAYVRAMTEKRIVITEFGTYAYPDPCKNIFSRFFSYFKGVEVTDNALVNVYPVGEDYYACTETNFITKINPDTLETIKQVDLCKYVSVNGATAHPHVENDGTVYNIGNCFGKNFALAYNIIRIPPLQADKEDPMNKSEVVVQFPCSDRFKPSYVHSFGLTSNYIVFVETPVKINLLKFLSSWSLWGANYMDCFESNETMGVWLHVAEKKKGRLLNIKYRTSAFNLFHHINTYEDNGFLIVDLCTWKGFEFVYNYLYLANLRANWDEVKRQAEKAPQPEARRYVLPLNIDKADTGKNLVTLPYTTATATLRSDETIWLEPEVIFSGPRHAFEFPQINYKKYGGKPYTYTYGLGLNHFVPDRLCKLNVKTKETWVWQEPDSYPSEPIFVSHPDALEEDDGVVLSIVVSPGAGPKPAYLLILNAKDMSEVARAEVEVNIPVTFHGLFKRA; this is translated from the exons ATGTACAGCCA AGTCGAGCATCCCGCTGGAGGCTACAAGAAGCTCTTTGAGACCGTGGAGGAGCTGTCCTCTCCGGTGACCGCCCACGTCACAG GGAGGATTCCCACCTGGCTGCGAGGAAGCCTCCTGAGATGCGGCCCCGGCTTGTTCGAAGTGGGTGCGGAGCCCTTCTATCACCTCTTTGACGGCCAGGCGCTCCTCCACAAGTTTGACTTCAAGGAGGGGCACGTTACCTATCACCGAAG GTTTGTCAGGACCGATGCTTACGTGAGAGCCATGACCGAGAAAAGGATCGTGATAACGGAATTTGGCACCTACGCGTACCCAGACCCGTGCAAGAACATCTTTTCCAG GTTTTTCTCGTACTTCAAAGGTGTGGAGGTCACTGATAACGCCCTCGTTAACGTCTACCCCGTCGGCGAAGATTACTATGCCTGCACCGAGACCAACTTTATAACCAAAATCAACCCGGATACATTAGAGACAATCAAGCAG GTGGATCTCTGTAAATACGTGTCCGTCAACGGGGCAACGGCCCACCCCCACGTTGAAAACGATGGGACGGTTTACAACATTGGcaattgctttggaaaaaacttTGCGCTCGCCTATAACATCATTCGGATTCCTCCGCTTCAGGCAG ACAAGGAAGACCCGATGAACAAGTCGGAGGTGGTGGTGCAGTTCCCTTGCAGCGACAGGTTTAAGCCCTCTTACGTGCACAG CTTTGGGCTGACCTCGAACTACATAGTGTTTGTCGAAACGCCGGTGAAAATCAACCTCCTCAAGTTCCTCTCCTCCTGGAGCCTTTGGGGAGCCAACTACATGGACTGCTTCGAGTCCAACGAAACCATGGGG GTCTGGCTTCACGtggcagagaagaagaaaggcaggcTCCTCAACATCAAATACCGCACCTCGGCCTTCAACCTCTTCCATCACATTAACACCTACGAAGATAACGGGTTTCTCATCGTCGACCTCTGCACCTGGAAGGG GTTCGAGTTTGTTTACAATTACCTCTACTTAGCCAACCTACGGGCGAACTGGGATGAAGTGAAGCGACAGGCAGAGAAAGCCCCGCAGCCCGAAGCCCGCAGATACGTGCTGCCCCTGAACATCGACAAG GCTGACACAGGCAAGAACCTGGTCACGCTGCCCTACACAACAGCTACGGCCACGCTGCGCAGCGATGAGACCATCTGGCTGGAGCCTGAAGTTATTTTCTCGGGGCCGCGCCACG cCTTTGAATTTCCACAGATCAATTACAAGAAGTACGGCGGGAAACCGTACACGTACACGTacgggctggggctgaaccactTTGTCCCAGACAGG CTTTGCAAGCTGAACGTTAAAACAAAGGAGACCTGGGTGTGGCAGGAGCCGGATTCGTACCCGTCAGAGCCGATCTTCGTTTCCCATCCGGATGCCCTGGAGGAAGATGACG GGGTGGTGCTGAGCATCGTGGTGAGCCCCGGCGCGGGGCCGAAGCCCGCCTACCTCCTGATCCTGAACGCCAAAGACATGAGCGAGGTGGCCCGCGCCGAAGTGGAGGTGAACATTCCCGTCACTTTCCATGGACTCTTCAAAAGAGCGTGA